GGAGCCGCTGAGCGCAGCCGGAACCGGGTCGGTGGTGTCGGTGAGCGCGGCGACCGTACCGCCCGCCGCGGCGGCGCCGAGCGCGAGCCCGGCACCGCCCCAGCCGAGCACGGACCGGCGGGAGGGCCCGCCGGTTGCTTCGCCGGTTGCCTCACCGGCGGCGTCCGCGGCGGCGGCCTCGGCGGCCCCGCCGGTGGTGATGGTGTCGTCAGACATGTCCGTTACCCCTGATCCGCGTTACTTGGCGACGGCTGCGGCAAGCTTGGACAGCGGCTCCCCGAGGGCGCTGACCGCGTCCGAGAGCTCCTTGCGCTGGTCCTGGCCGACGGTCTCGTACGAGGTGAAGTCGTAGGTGTTCTTGTCGGCGCGGTACTTGTCGAGGAGCGTGTTCATCGCGGCGAACTGCTTGTCCAGCTCCGCGGACAGGGCCGGGTCGTTCTTCGCGGCGACCGGCTTGAGCAGCTCGTACGCCTTCTGGGCGCCCTCGACGTTGGCCTTGAAGTCGACGAGGTCGGTGCGGCTGTAGCGCTCTTCCTCACCGGTGACCTTGCCGCTGGCGACCTCGTCCAGCAGCTCCTTGGCACCGTTCGCCATCGAAGTGGGGGTGATCTCCGCCTGGCCGACCTTCTTCTGCCAGTCGGTGAGGTCGGTGATCAGCTGGTCGGCGAGCTTCTTCTCGCCGTCGTCGATCTTGTTGTCGGCCCACAGGGCCTTCTCCAGGCGGTGCCAGCCGGTCCAGTCCTTCGCCGGGTCCTGGCCGGCCTCCAGGCCGTCCTCGCGGACGTCGACCTTCGGGTCGATGTCGCCGAAGGACTCGGCGACCGGCTCGGTGCGCTCCCAGCCGAGGCGGGACGCGGCGTACGCCTTCTTGGCGCCCTCGACGTCGCCGGCCTTGACCGCGTCCGCGAAGGCCTGGGCCTTGGGGAGGGTCTGGTCGGCCTGCTCCTGCACGTACTTGCGGTACTCGGCGACCGCGGCGTCCAGCTCGGGGCTGCGCTTCTCGGCGGCGCCGTTGCCCGTGGCCTTGATCTTCTGGCGGATGCCGTCGCCCTTCATGCCGGGCTTGCAGGCGATCTCGTAGTCGCCGGCCTTGATCTCCGCGGTGATGGAGGCCTTGGTGCCGGGGCCGATGTTCTCGCGCTCGGCGACGATGCGGTCGTCCGGGAAGAGGACGTAGACCTCGGTGACCTTGGAGCCCTTGTTCTCGACCTCGAGCGTGACCTTTCCTGCGGGGAACTCCGTCTTGGAGACCTCGCAGGCGCTGTCGGAGGCCGCGACCTTGACGGCCCCGTCGCCGGCGCCGCTCTTCTCGGCGCAGCCGGTGACTGCGGTGAGCGCGGCCACGGCGGCGACCGCGGTGAGGACGGTGAGGCGGGCGGGACGCATGCGGGCTCCTGGCTGTCTGGCGTTCGGCAGACGGCCGCCCCGATCAAGAGGGCGGCCGGTGAGGCGGACCTAACTTAACCGAGGCTTACCTGACCCATGCCCGCGCGTCCAGTGATTCAGCCCACACGTACGACCGTCGGACACGGGGTCGTCACGGCACCTTCAGGAGCAACCCAAGAAACAGTCAAGCGGAGGTCAAGCCGAGGTGGCCGTTCCGTACGGCGGAAGGGCCGCCGCCCTGGCGGAACGGTCGTCGTCCCGTACGGGAACCACGAGCGGGACCCCGGTCCGCGGATGCGGGAGGACCTCCACGGCCTGCCGGTAGACCCGGCCCAGCAGTTCGGCCCCGAACACCTCGGCCGGCGGTCCGTCCACCGCGATCCGCCCCTCGTGCAGAACGGCGGCCCGGTCGGCGTACGCGGCGGCCAGGCCCAGGTCGTGCAGGACGACCACCACCGCGTCCCCGGCCGCGGCCCGCTCCCGGCAGATCCGCAGCACCAGCTCCTGGTGGCGCAGGTCCAGGGCGGCGGTCGGCTCGTCGAGCAGCAGCAGCGGGGCCTGCTGGGCCAGCACCCGGGCCAGCGCGACCCGGGCCCGCTCGCCGCCGGAGAGCGCGGAGAAGGGGCGGGCGGCGAAGCCGGCCACCTCCGCCCGGGCCATGGCGGCGGCCACCGCCTCCTCGTCGGAGCCGGTGAGCGGGGTGCCGGCCCAGGGGGCGCGGCCCATCCGTACGACGTCCCCCACCGGGAAGGGGAAGGACATCTCCGCGGACTGGGGGAGCACGGACCGGCGCAGGGCCAGATCCGGGGCCGCCCAGTCGCCCACCGGGCGCCCGTCGATCCGTACGAGGCCCTCGGCGGCGGGCAGATCGGCCGCGAGGGCGGCCAGCAGGGTCGACTTGCCGGCGCCGTTCGGGCCGACCAGGGCCAGTACCTCGCCGGCCCGCGCGGTCAGGTCGATCCCGGCCAGCACCGCGCGCTCGCCGAGCCGGACGTGGAGGCCGACGGCCTCGGCGAAGGCGGCGCCGGGGGACGGCCGGGCGGGGACACTGCGCCTGCTGCGCCGCAGGAACGGGATGCTCATGCCCAGCCCCCCTGCTTGCGTCGGGTCCGGCGCAGCAGCCAGAAGAAGAACGGGCTGCCGATCAGCGCGGTCAGTACACCGAGCGGCAGTTCGGCGGGCCGGGCGATGGTCCGGGCGGCCAGATCGCCGCCGAGCAGGACCACGGCGCCGGCCAGCGCGCTGCCCGGGACCAGGAAGCGGTGGCCGGGGCCGTTCGCCATGCGCAGCAGGTGCGGGACGAGCAGCCCGACGAAGGTGATGACGCCGGCCACGGCGACCGCCGCCGCGGTGAGCAGCGCGACGACGAGGATGAGCACGAGGCGCAGCCGCTCCACGTCCACGCCGAGATGGCGGGCGGGCCGCTCGCCGAGCGAGAGCAGGTCCAGCTTGCGGGCGTGGAAGGGGGCGATCAGCAGGCCGGCGAGGGCGCACGGCAGGACGGCGAGCACCTTGGGCCAGGTGGCCTGGGCGAGGGAGCCGAGCTGCCAGAAGGTGATCTGGTTGACCTGGCCGCTGTCCGCGAAGAAGACGAACAGGCCGATCAGGGCGCCGGCGAAGGCGTTGACGGCGATGCCCGTGAGGATGAGCGTGACGACCTCGGTCTTGCCGCCGTTGCGGGACAGGAGGTAGACGGAGCCGACGGTGACGAGCCCGGCGACGAACGCGCAGGCGGTCACGGTCCAGTTGCCGAAGAAGCTGAGCCCGAGCCCGATGGCGGCCACCGCGCCGACGGCCGCGCTCGCGGAGATCCCGATGACGCCGGGCTCGGCGAGCGGATTGCCGAACACCCCCTGCATCAGGGCCCCCGCGCAGCCCAGGCTTGCGCCGACGAGCAGCGCGAGGACCACCCGGGGGAGCCGTACGTTCCACAGCACGCTCTCGCCGACCCGGTCGAGCGCGGCTCCGCCGAGCCCCAGCCGGTGCTGCACGGAGCCGAGCACGTCCCCGACCGCAATCCCGTAGGCCCCGACCCCGGCGGACACCAACGCCAGCCCGCCGAGCACGAGGACCAACGCCGCGATCAACCAGGCACCGGTCCGGCGGGGCGCCCTGCCCGCCCGGGGCGGATCCGGCTCCGCCGGCGTCCGGGGCGCCGGAGCTCCGCCCGGCGGGGGCTGGGGGAGGGTCCGGGGGCCGGCCCCCGGCGACTCGGCCGCGCCCGTGTTCCGTCCCGTCACGTCACGCGGTCTTTCCGTACAGCTGGGAGATCAGCGAGCTCAACACCTGGTCGGTCCGCGGACCGTAGTTCAACAGCACGCCGTCGTCGACGGCGACGACCCGCCGGTCCATCCCCGCCGGGGTCTGCGCGACGCCCGGGATCTTCACCAGGCCGTCCGTACCGCCCACGGACTCCAGCCCCTTGGACATCACCAGGATCGCGTCCGGCGCGGCAGCCGCCAGCGCCTCGCTCGTGATCGGCGTGAAGTCCTTGCCGAGCCCCGACTCCTTGCCCGTGTCCACGGCGCCGGCCGCTTCGAGCAGCGAGGCCGCGCCCGAGTCGGAGCCGCCCATCAGGTACACGGACGCGGTGCCGCGCAGGTACAGGAACGCCACCCGCGGCTTCTTCCCGGTGGCCGCATCGGCGGGGACGGCCTTGCGGGCCGCGGCGATCCGGTCCGCGGTGCGCTGGTTCAGCCGTGCCCCGGCGTCCTTGACGCCCAGCGCGCCGGCCACCGTCTCGATCCGCTTCGGCACGTCCTCCAGCGACTTGGCGGGGGCCACCACCAGCAGCGGGATGCCCGCGT
The Streptomyces sp. NBC_01296 DNA segment above includes these coding regions:
- the efeO gene encoding iron uptake system protein EfeO; the protein is MRPARLTVLTAVAAVAALTAVTGCAEKSGAGDGAVKVAASDSACEVSKTEFPAGKVTLEVENKGSKVTEVYVLFPDDRIVAERENIGPGTKASITAEIKAGDYEIACKPGMKGDGIRQKIKATGNGAAEKRSPELDAAVAEYRKYVQEQADQTLPKAQAFADAVKAGDVEGAKKAYAASRLGWERTEPVAESFGDIDPKVDVREDGLEAGQDPAKDWTGWHRLEKALWADNKIDDGEKKLADQLITDLTDWQKKVGQAEITPTSMANGAKELLDEVASGKVTGEEERYSRTDLVDFKANVEGAQKAYELLKPVAAKNDPALSAELDKQFAAMNTLLDKYRADKNTYDFTSYETVGQDQRKELSDAVSALGEPLSKLAAAVAK
- a CDS encoding FecCD family ABC transporter permease — protein: MTGRNTGAAESPGAGPRTLPQPPPGGAPAPRTPAEPDPPRAGRAPRRTGAWLIAALVLVLGGLALVSAGVGAYGIAVGDVLGSVQHRLGLGGAALDRVGESVLWNVRLPRVVLALLVGASLGCAGALMQGVFGNPLAEPGVIGISASAAVGAVAAIGLGLSFFGNWTVTACAFVAGLVTVGSVYLLSRNGGKTEVVTLILTGIAVNAFAGALIGLFVFFADSGQVNQITFWQLGSLAQATWPKVLAVLPCALAGLLIAPFHARKLDLLSLGERPARHLGVDVERLRLVLILVVALLTAAAVAVAGVITFVGLLVPHLLRMANGPGHRFLVPGSALAGAVVLLGGDLAARTIARPAELPLGVLTALIGSPFFFWLLRRTRRKQGGWA
- a CDS encoding heme/hemin ABC transporter substrate-binding protein — translated: MPTPAASTRAPRRALALALAFSALTLAALTGCTGTSATGPGAAARPAAAPDRVEPLSPAPLPALPVTVPSADGRQVTVASAERVVPLTGSLNEIVQTLGLGPRVVARDITATFEQAAQLPVVTRGHDVSAESVLSLRPTLVLAETTSGPAEAIGQIRDAGIPLLVVAPAKSLEDVPKRIETVAGALGVKDAGARLNQRTADRIAAARKAVPADAATGKKPRVAFLYLRGTASVYLMGGSDSGAASLLEAAGAVDTGKESGLGKDFTPITSEALAAAAPDAILVMSKGLESVGGTDGLVKIPGVAQTPAGMDRRVVAVDDGVLLNYGPRTDQVLSSLISQLYGKTA
- a CDS encoding heme ABC transporter ATP-binding protein, coding for MSIPFLRRSRRSVPARPSPGAAFAEAVGLHVRLGERAVLAGIDLTARAGEVLALVGPNGAGKSTLLAALAADLPAAEGLVRIDGRPVGDWAAPDLALRRSVLPQSAEMSFPFPVGDVVRMGRAPWAGTPLTGSDEEAVAAAMARAEVAGFAARPFSALSGGERARVALARVLAQQAPLLLLDEPTAALDLRHQELVLRICRERAAAGDAVVVVLHDLGLAAAYADRAAVLHEGRIAVDGPPAEVFGAELLGRVYRQAVEVLPHPRTGVPLVVPVRDDDRSARAAALPPYGTATSA